GATTGCAGATTGCAGATTGGCGGAGAGTTGAGGGCTGATGTGTGCTGAAAACAGTTGACACAATTTGTTCTTCCTGCTATTTCTTTAATGAGTATCATGAATAATTAAGGAGGGTGGCGTATGAGGTCTGAAGGCAGAGTAGCAAGGGTTACAGAGATTGTTGCAGGTTCTCCTAAAAGCTTTGAGGATGCCATCGTGGTGGGCTTCAAGAGGGCATCGAAGACATTGAGAGGCATTACCGGTCTTCGCGTGAAAGAACAGCGTGCCAGGGTGGAAGATGGGAAGATAGCGGAATACAGGGTAACGCTGGAAGTAATTTTTGTGCTGGAGAGCTGAGGGCGCGAAGCGCTCTTCTGCATAGCGCATAGCGCAACATAGGAGCGCAGAGAGTATAGTGTCATTTAAACACAGCAGAACGCATAGCGTTTAATGTGTATAATTTAGTAGAATAACTTCCATACTACAATGACAAAATTTAGATTTCAGGATCTGGAAATATGGCAAGAAGCCATAGAAATAGGCAATATTCTTTTTGATATTGCAGACAACCTTGAAGGGAAAAAACTCTACCGGTTCGCTGAACAGCTTCGTGGTGCAGGGATGAGTACCTCGAATATATAGCAGAAGGATCTGGTTCAGTTTCGAGAAAAGAATTTTATCAGTTTCTTAATATTGCACGACGGGGTACTTTCGAAAATGTCAATATCCTCATTATATTAAACAGTCGAAACTTAATCGATAATGAGCTACTTGAAACTCTTCTTGATAAATTGGATCATTTATGCCGTAAAATCACCAATTTTCAAAAATCTATTCATTAACTGATTCCTTACGCTAAATTTATGTTCGATACGCTATGCGCTTTGCGCTATGCGGTAGTACGCAGTCCTGCGGTGGGTGGGCAGGAGGCGAGGTGCCAGATGAGGACCTTCCAGTAGTAGACGTAGCGTCTTCGGATGCTCTTGCTGATGAGGAGAAAAGGGAGGAGAGAAAGAACGAGGATGACAATGATGGATTTTAAGAAACGCACAGCCTGAAAAGAGCGGTAATAAAGGGCGCTGTGGTGTTTTTTGATGAATTTATAGAGCGAGATATTGTACTCGATCCTGCCTTTGATCCAGTTCTTCCCCACTGTTCTCCCCTGGAGGTGGATGACTTTTACGTCGGGGAGGAGGACCACCCTGTAAGGCGTGAGGAGTAAGGCGTTAGGCGTAAGGGAGCTGATTTCAGATTTCAGATTGCAGATTGCGGATTGTTCATGGCTGGCAGCTGACGCCTGATCGCTGTCTGCTGACGACTGACGACTGACGACTGATTGCTGTTTTGCGCGCACGCAGAGATCCGTTTCTTCAAGGAAGAAAAAGAACTGTTCGTCAAACCCGGAAAGTTCCTGGAACAATGACCTTCTTATCATGATGGCTGCACCGATAAGAGAAGGAACGTCGAGAGCGGAGGGCGGAGAGCTGATTTCAGATTTCGGATTGTAGATTGCAGATTGTTCATGGCTGGATGCTGGGGGCGGAG
This window of the Syntrophorhabdaceae bacterium genome carries:
- a CDS encoding dodecin family protein, whose translation is MRSEGRVARVTEIVAGSPKSFEDAIVVGFKRASKTLRGITGLRVKEQRARVEDGKIAEYRVTLEVIFVLES
- a CDS encoding four helix bundle protein codes for the protein MTKFRFQDLEIWQEAIEIGNILFDIADNLEGKKLYRFAEQLRGAGMSTSNI